The Mannheimia pernigra sequence GAAATTACCTTATGCCGTTGGCGCGTTTTTTTCAGGGATTTTGGCTGCATTATCCATTCTTTGGGTAAAAAGCCTCACGAAAATTAAAGAAGATGCGGTTATCGGGTTTATTTTTACTACTTTTTTTGCATTAGGGATGTTTATTGTCTCGCTTAACCCAACTTCGGTTGATGTGAATTCAATTGTAATGGGGAATATTTTGGGCATTGCGGATGAGGATTTATGGCAAGTTGTATTCATTATTGCATTATCCCTGCTTGGTCTGGTGCTGTTTTGGAAAGATTTATTATTGGTCTTTTTTGATGAGCATCACGCACTTTCGGTAGGGCTTTCTCCGCTTCGCTATAAAGTGATTTTCTTTACATTATTAAGTGCTTGCGTTGTGGTTGCTCTGCAAACCGTTGGGGCAATTTTAGTGATTGCTATGGTAGTTACGCCAGGGGCGACAGCGTATTTATTAACGGATCGCTTTCCAAGATTGATGATGATTTCAATGCTAATCGGTTCACTTACTTCAGGTTTTGGTGCTTATTTAAGTTATTTTTTAGATGGTGCAACAGGAGCGGTGATTGTTTGTTTGCAAACGTTGATTTTCCTAGTGGCATTTTGCTTTGCTCCGAAATATGGCTTAATCACACAAAAGCGTAAATTATTAAATGTAGAGGTAAAAAATGCTTAATTGGATTTTAGAACCTTTGCAATTTGAGTTTATGCAAACTGCGTTAATTACTGCGATTTTAGTGGCGAGTGTGAGTGCGGTACTTTCTTGTTATTTAGTGCTCAAAGGTTGGTCGTTAATGGGCGATGCAATCTCTCACGCGGTGCTTCCTGGTGTTGTGATTGCCTCACTTGTAGGGTTGCCGCTATCTATCGGCGCTTTTTCTTCAGGTTTATTTTGTGCATTATCGGTTGGTTATTTAAAGGAAAATAGCCGTTTAAAAGAAGATACGGTAATGGGCATTGTTTTCTCAGGAATGTTTGCCGTTGGGATTATTTTATTTACTGGATTCAACACTGGTGAGCATTTAACCCATATCTTATTTGGAAATTTATTAGGGGTAACCACAAGCGATTTAATCCAAACTTTCGTGATTACATTGCTCACTTTCAGTGTGATGCTAATTAAACGCAAAGACTTCTTACTCTATTGCTTTGATATGAATCAGGCAAAAGTGGTTGGTTTACCAGTGAAATTATTACATTATGGATTATTATCGCTACTTGCTTTAACCATTATCAGTGCGATGCAAGTAGTTGGGGTAATTTTAGTGGTTGCTATGCTTATCACGCCAGGAATTACGGCGTATTTGCTGACAAAGCGGTTTGATAAAATGCTGATGATTGCATTATTGATTTCGGTTGGTTCATCGGTATTTGGCACGTTGCTAAGCTATCATATTGATGCTGCCACAGGCCCAACAATTATTTTAGTGCAAGCGATTATTTTTTTATTAAGTTTTGCTCTCTACTCTCGATCTTCCCGAGTTGTTGGCTAAGTCAAGTTAATATAACGTATAAAAAAATAGGGAGTGCATTGTTATCTGCCTCCCTATTTTTTATTTATCTGTGTTATTTTTGATAATGCAATAAACCGCCAAATACTTTTTCCAAATTGTGATTGTTAAATGTTTCTTCAATTTTACCGCTTGCAAGTAGCGTGCGGTTAATCATTAACACCTGATCGCAAAAGCTCGGTACGCTTGCAAGATTATGGGTGGAGACCAAAATCAAGTGCCCTTCACTTTTTAGTTGTTTAAGAAGTTCAACAATCGCATTTTCAGTTTTTACATCAACGCCCGTAAAGGGTTCGTCTAACAAAATGATTTTACTTTCTTGAGCTAGGGCTCGAGCGAGAAATACACGCTTTTTCTGCCCACCAGAAAGTTCGCCAATTTGTCGTGCTTTAAGATGTAAAACGCCGACGCGCTCCATTGCGTGTTCTGCTTTTTGTTTATCAATTTCACGAGGAATACGCAAAAAATTCATATAGCCGTATCGCCCCATCATCACGACATCATAAACAGAAACAGGAAATTGCCAATCAACCTCTTCGCTTTGTGGCACATAAGAGACTAAATTTCGCTTTAAGGCTTTGGAAATAGGTAATTGACCAAGTTTAATGGAGCCTGTAAGCGGTTTTACTAGCCCCATTAAACTCTTAAAAAGAGTGGATTTACCCCCTCCATTTACACCGATTAATGCACAAATAGTACCATCTTCAAGATGGAATG is a genomic window containing:
- a CDS encoding metal ABC transporter ATP-binding protein, giving the protein MTTHSTSISVENLSVRYNNGHIALHNVSFHLEDGTICALIGVNGGGKSTLFKSLMGLVKPLTGSIKLGQLPISKALKRNLVSYVPQSEEVDWQFPVSVYDVVMMGRYGYMNFLRIPREIDKQKAEHAMERVGVLHLKARQIGELSGGQKKRVFLARALAQESKIILLDEPFTGVDVKTENAIVELLKQLKSEGHLILVSTHNLASVPSFCDQVLMINRTLLASGKIEETFNNHNLEKVFGGLLHYQK
- a CDS encoding metal ABC transporter permease, with product MLNWILEPLQFEFMQTALITAILVASVSAVLSCYLVLKGWSLMGDAISHAVLPGVVIASLVGLPLSIGAFSSGLFCALSVGYLKENSRLKEDTVMGIVFSGMFAVGIILFTGFNTGEHLTHILFGNLLGVTTSDLIQTFVITLLTFSVMLIKRKDFLLYCFDMNQAKVVGLPVKLLHYGLLSLLALTIISAMQVVGVILVVAMLITPGITAYLLTKRFDKMLMIALLISVGSSVFGTLLSYHIDAATGPTIILVQAIIFLLSFALYSRSSRVVG
- a CDS encoding metal ABC transporter permease; its protein translation is MLDVLLEPFAYNYMQKAIFVSVGVGLVCAFLSAFLMLKGWSLIGDALSHAVVPGVAIAYALKLPYAVGAFFSGILAALSILWVKSLTKIKEDAVIGFIFTTFFALGMFIVSLNPTSVDVNSIVMGNILGIADEDLWQVVFIIALSLLGLVLFWKDLLLVFFDEHHALSVGLSPLRYKVIFFTLLSACVVVALQTVGAILVIAMVVTPGATAYLLTDRFPRLMMISMLIGSLTSGFGAYLSYFLDGATGAVIVCLQTLIFLVAFCFAPKYGLITQKRKLLNVEVKNA